From the Saccharomonospora marina XMU15 genome, the window GGTGTGGCGCAACCGGTGACCGCTGCCGCGCCTCGACCGACCTGGTAGGTTGCCCCGGCACGTGGCGAAATGTCCGTACCGTGCCCCGTCGGCCGACGAGAGGACCTGGCACACATGGGAAGAACCCCCGCTCGGCGTGCACTGTGGACTTCGCTGGGACTGCTCGGCGCCGCCGTGCCCGCGACCGTGCTGACGGTCGCGCTGTGGCCGTCCTCGCAGCCGCGTGAACCCCAGGCGGGTTCCGGCATGCCCCCGGCCACGCAGTCGGTACTCGACGAGATCCGTGACCTGCGGCTGCGCACCCTCACCCCGGCGGGCACGGCGGAGGCCACCACCGCGGCACCGGCCGCGCGGCCGGTCGAGGACGTGACCGTGGTGCGGACCCAGCAGCCGGTGCGGCCGACCGCGGAGGTGGACGCGGTGGACTCCCGCGCCGAGATGGTGGAGCGCAGGGCGATGGAGTCACACCCGCGGCCGCCGGACTCGCCCGTCATCGCGCCCGCCGTCCAGTCGTCGTTCGACGCGTCGAACGACGATCCGATCGATCTCGGCACGCTCGTTCCGCCCGACGAGCCTGCGTACTCGCCGTCGCAGCAACGCCCCTGAAACGCGAAAAGGCCGCCCTCCCACGGTGGGGAGGGCGGCCCTTTTCGTATGCTCGGCTACAGGTTGCCCGCCTTCAGCGAGTCGATGAAGTCGGGATTGTCCTTGAGCCACTGCTCGACCGACTCGGCGTTCTTCTCGCCCTTGTTCTCGAAGAACATGATCTTCTCGAGCGAGCTGAGCTGCTCGTCGGTCATCTTGAAGTTGCCGATCCACTCGGCGGCCTGCGGGAAGTCCTCGGAGAACCCGGGGCGTGCGAAGGAGTGGATCTCCTCGGGGTCGCCGAGCGCGTTCTTCGGGTCCTTCAGGTCGCGGATCGGGAATGCGTCGTAGGCCCAGTGCGGCCGCCACAGCGTGACCACCACGTTCTCGCCCCTGTCGATGGCACCCTGCAACTCGGCCAGCATGGCCGGGGTGGAGGACTCGACCAGTTTCATGTTGTCGAGGCCGTACTGCGGGATCACCTGCTCCTTGGTGATCTTCGTCAGTCCCGCGCCCGGCTCGATGCCCACGATCTTGCCGCCGAACTGGTCGGCCGCACCGGCCAGTTCGTCCAGCGACTGGATGGGCGCGTCCTCGTTCACCGCGATGGTCAGCGGCGCGTTGTCGTACCAGACCCCGAGGTCCTGCAGGTCCTCGCCGTGCTCCTTCCAGTAGTCCTCGTGGGTGGCGGGCAGCCACGCGTCGAACGACACGTCGAACTGGCCCTGCGCCACGCCCGCGTAGATGGGGCCGGGGTCGGCCTCTTCGTAGCTGACGTTGGCACCTTCCTGCTCCAGGATGTGGCCCCACAGGTAGGAAGCGGCGATGCCTTCCTCCCACCCGTTGAACACGCCGATGGTGATGTCCTGGCCCTGCAGCGAACCTTCGCCGCCCTGGCCCGCCTGCTGGTCTCCGTCGCCGCCGTCACCGCCACCGCAGGCGGCCAGCAGCAGCGCACCGGCGGCGAGCCCGGCGATCAGTCGCGCGGACCTTCCGAACTTGCTCACTCGCATCTCAATCTCTCCTAGGGCATCCGAACCCGGTTACCCGCGTTGTGACTGTTCGCTCGTGACGGCTCACGCGGTCTTCTGCAGACGCGCGACCGCCGACCGCGACCCGAGGGCCGCGGTCACCCTGTCCAGGTAGATCGCGAGGATCACCACGGACAGCCCGGCCTCGACACCGAGACCGACGTCCAATTGGGAAATGGCGGAAAGCACCTGCTGGCCCAGTCCCGGTGCGCCGACGAATCCGGCGAGCACCACCATCGACAGCGACAGCATGATGACCTGGTTGATCCCGGCCATGATGGTCGGC encodes:
- a CDS encoding glycine betaine ABC transporter substrate-binding protein, which encodes MRVSKFGRSARLIAGLAAGALLLAACGGGDGGDGDQQAGQGGEGSLQGQDITIGVFNGWEEGIAASYLWGHILEQEGANVSYEEADPGPIYAGVAQGQFDVSFDAWLPATHEDYWKEHGEDLQDLGVWYDNAPLTIAVNEDAPIQSLDELAGAADQFGGKIVGIEPGAGLTKITKEQVIPQYGLDNMKLVESSTPAMLAELQGAIDRGENVVVTLWRPHWAYDAFPIRDLKDPKNALGDPEEIHSFARPGFSEDFPQAAEWIGNFKMTDEQLSSLEKIMFFENKGEKNAESVEQWLKDNPDFIDSLKAGNL